One window from the genome of Eleginops maclovinus isolate JMC-PN-2008 ecotype Puerto Natales chromosome 15, JC_Emac_rtc_rv5, whole genome shotgun sequence encodes:
- the LOC134876440 gene encoding beta-1,3-galactosyltransferase 1-like, with amino-acid sequence MIMLPVQHRTADMSHLRQLKRLSLNHGLWCLLLCCLALLIWLSSNSGCDSFPLKDPYQRFSNTVQRPTSYHDRLNNIIKPIKTKERITVPPNVLPPVYTTLPPKGLQFHQAYPRNYHFIMDNKEVCKTNTPFLVLLVPVAPKNGAARDAIRQTWGKNSEVQGDVVLTLFMLGLYRGADVDVVQEKLQQENLLHHDLIQSNFLDTYLNLTIKTMVIMDWLATRCPKAVYAMKVDSDIFLNIDNLVMMLQKPDIPKLNYLTGMLMWHRPVIRSKSSKWYVPVEMYPEPFYPTYTLGMGYVFSNDLPKKIVEASKSINHFTIEDAYVGSCMKKLGLSPRSPPNPSQFGAYNRKYDRCQYSKIITYILESPKQLVDYWTDLKRPEPPC; translated from the coding sequence ACAACTGAAGAGGCTTTCGTTGAACCATGGCCTCTGGTGCCTGCTCCTGTGCTGTCTGGCACTGCTTATATGGTTATCCAGCAACTCCGGGTGTGACAGCTTTCCACTCAAAGACCCCTACCAGAGGTTTTCAAATACGGTTCAGCGCCCTACTTCTTACCATGACCGATTGAACAACATAATTAAACCAATTAAAACCAAAGAAAGAATTACTGTACCTCCTAATGTACTTCCTCCTGTGTATACTACCCTACCTCCCAAGGGTCTTCAGTTCCATCAAGCCTACCCACGTAACTACCACTTCATAATGGATAACAAAGAAGTCTGCAAGACCAATACCCCCTTCCTGGTCTTGTTGGTTCCAGTGGCACCTAAGAACGGGGCGGCTCGGGACGCCATCCGGCAAACGTGGGGCAAAAACAGCGAGGTTCAGGGGGATGTGGTGCTCACCCTGTTCATGCTGGGCCTTTATAGAGGAGCCGATGTGGATGTGGTGCAGGAGAAACTCCAACAAGAGAACCTACTGCACCACGACTTGATCCAGAGCAACTTCCTGGACACTTACCTCAATCTGACCATCAAAACCATGGTGATCATGGACTGGCTGGCCACTCGCTGCCCCAAAGCAGTGTACGCCATGAAGGTGGACTCGGACATTTTCCTGAACATTGACAATTTAGTGATGATGCTACAGAAGCCAGACATCCCTAAGCTGAACTACCTGACCGGGATGCTCATGTGGCACAGGCCGGTCATCCGATCAAAGAGCTCCAAGTGGTACGTCCCTGTGGAGATGTACCCAGAACCTTTCTACCCCACCTACACTCTGGGAATGGGATATGTCTTCTCCAACGATCTTCCGAAGAAGATTGTGGAGGCTTCAAAATCGATCAATCACTTTACCATAGAGGACGCTTATGTTGGATCTTGCATGAAAAAGCTGGGACTTTCGCCCCGATCTCCACCCAATCCGTCCCAGTTCGGGGCCTATAACCGGAAGTATGATCGCTGCCAATATTCCAAGATCATCACTTACATCCTGGAGTCTCCCAAACAGCTGGTGGATTACTGGACAGACTTGAAGAGGCCTGAACCCCCTTGTTAG